The genome window CTGCTGCTATAATCGGCACCCGCACCGCCACCGCTGGAGTCGCCACCGCCAAAGCTACCCCCGCAGTCGCTGTTGCTAATACTGTAGTCGCTGCTATTACTGCTGTAGTACCCACCGCAATCATCGCTGCTACTGTTACTGCTGTAGTCGCTAGTGCTACTGTAATAGACGCTGTGACTGCTGTAATTGGGACTGTGACTGCTGTAATTGCGATTGTTACTGCTGTAATTGGGACTGTGACTGCCGTAATTGCAATTGTGACTGCTGTAATTGCGCGGATAACGGCGGTGGCGGTAACGAGATATCCGAGAAAATAAGCTGCGAAATATCCTGAAGATAATGAAGCAAGGTATAAATGCTATGAATGCTATGAATAACAACCCAAGTAAGCCATAGATTAGATTCGATGAATCTTCACCTGTGGATGTACTATTGCTAATAACTGGCGATTGACTAGGTATTGGTGACGGTTTCACCCCTTGAGATGGTACGATTGGAGCCAAAGGCAGCGTGGTTTGAGATTGAGAATTTACAATCGGAGTTTGTAAAACATTTACTAACGCCTTTGTCCCCGCTAATGTACCCCCGTCAAAGTCCTGCTGTTTAAATCGGGGCGTAATTTCGGTTTGAATAATACCCACTACCTTCGCATCTGGCAGAATGCTTTGAATGCCAGAACCTGTTTCAATTTGAACGCGGCGTTCCCCCGACGAAATCAACAATAAAGCTCCATTATTTTTACCTTTTTTGCCAATCCCCCAAACGTTAAATAATTCTGTAGCAAATGCTTTGGGTGTCGCCGATGGCTTAGTATTAGGCACTGTCACAACAGCGATTTCTGAGCCATTTTTGGCCTCTAAATCCGAAATCATTTGATTTAGCTGAGTTTCG of Oscillatoria nigro-viridis PCC 7112 contains these proteins:
- a CDS encoding TPM domain-containing protein, producing the protein MQLQFSNKQIIWIGLLCFSAIALPVTSQAITVQEVPNPRQVNNTWVTDNANILSDSTETQLNQMISDLEAKNGSEIAVVTVPNTKPSATPKAFATELFNVWGIGKKGKNNGALLLISSGERRVQIETGSGIQSILPDAKVVGIIQTEITPRFKQQDFDGGTLAGTKALVNVLQTPIVNSQSQTTLPLAPIVPSQGVKPSPIPSQSPVISNSTSTGEDSSNLIYGLLGLLFIAFIAFIPCFIIFRIFRSLFSRISRYRHRRYPRNYSSHNCNYGSHSPNYSSNNRNYSSHSPNYSSHSVYYSSTSDYSSNSSSDDCGGYYSSNSSDYSISNSDCGGSFGGGDSSGGGAGADYSSSSSSSSDCGGSFGGGDSSGGGGGADYSSISSSDCGGSFGGGNSTGGGAGADYSSSSSSSSDYSSSSSSGDYSSSSSSSDYSSSSSSSDYSSSSSSSDYSSSGGGGGDW